TGCATCAGTTCCTCTCCTACTTTTCAGAAAGATGAAGAGCACAGAGAAGTCAGACTTTCCAGAACTTCTTTGATGATAGATTCTTGAGCCTCCAGGCAAAAAGTGCCAATTTTTTCCAAATATGCAAATATGGAAAGTAAATCCCAGGAGCAGCCAGCACAGTATTGTGGATGGTGGCTTAGCAACGTCTAGCCAATGACCCACTTAGAAATGCCTCTGGGAATATAATTAGAGCTTCCAAAGACCTATTAATTCTTGTGTTGTCACTAAGTTTATATTGTGTTCTTCTGAATATAAAGTTCTCATTAGGCATAACCATAAAATATATGGTCCCTAGGACCTATATACTCAAGTTGGGCTTTACAGGAATTTAAAacaccatttgtttgtttttttagtctGAGATATTACTTAGATGTTAAATTGGCACTAAAAATTCCTAGCCTGCTTTTCTGAGAGATAAAGATGACCCATTGCATCGCTCATAGTTTTCTATTTGAAGTCCAGTTCTCTTGCAAACCTGTTGAAGGTTTGTAAACATGGAACTTTCATGTGAAAATGAGATTTCcaaaataagagcaaaaaatatattgtatttgaATGCTCATATTGTATTTGAATGCTCATTTgtaattctttgcattttattGCAGATTTTGGTACGACAGGCTAACTGACAGATATCTGAAGGTGGAGTACTTCCTGATGCAGCCCGAAGCTACCCTGACAGCCACTGAGATCCGATGGTTAGTAATGACCCAAGTCTCCTTGTTTTGGAAGTGTCCCATCAACCATGTGCTTGGCTAATTGTGAGTTCTTTGTACTATTCTATATAATTACATTATTAAAGCTGTAACTTTTCTTGTAGGATATGACAATTTGATTaccataaaaaatgttttagcaGATGTCAGTGTTAATTGTGCATTACTTACAAGCTAAAGTTAAAGTTTCTACATTAAGAAAGTAGAATTAAATAAAGCATTTTGAAGTTGTCAGTGGATTTCCTTGTGTCCCAGTTTTATGCTTATATGTAATATTCCATATTGTTATTAAGAAAAGATCAGTTTATGCTTGATATCTGCAGTAACCAAGAATtcctatatttgaaaataactgcCATTTTAAAATAGACTCGTTTCATCTGATTCAATTAAGGTAAGTTTTTAGCAAGCTACATATTCTGTTACACTCTGAGGAAATTTCAATGTGTgatggaaattttatttaaacataagAGATCTTATATTTGTGCAGACAGCATAATCCAAAGGGCAGGCATGAATTTTATTCAGTGctaacaaataaagtaacaaacaGTATGTTTTtgtagtgaaaaaaagaaaatgagaatagtGATTAATTTTAAGAAACACCCTAAGATAACATAGCCGTTATCAAGTTAACAGATTTTCACTAACAAACTGCTGAAATGGAAGTTTATCTGATCACACTTATTAAATTCATGGTATGAATATATCTTCTAATTTTTACActggattggttgtatttgctAAGCTATTCACTTAAAGGGTAAGATTGTGAAAGGAAAATGTGTTTTAGGACCCACATATGTCATTGGAACATTTCATATTTTGTCCTGTATTCCTCATTAGATTTTTGAATTATGTAATGATATCTTAGTTATATTGAGGAGGAAAATGAGTTTtatagagattaaacaatttgtGCAAGGATCACATTGGTCAGTCTTTTTGACATTCCTCAacatttttacctcttttttGTATTGACACTGTCCAAGATTAATAAAATAGTAGATATAATAAAAAAGCATTTAATTCAATAAATCAAGCAATATTAATGTAAAGATTCTATTCATGTCAATCTACTTTGCAGTAAATATTGTATCATTGTGTTCATAGGAttaatttttcatcaaatttatgttttattctttcagataCATTACTCATTTTTGTGTCACATACATCAAgcacaaatatatggaaaaccATAGAAACTTCTCAGAATTCATCCTTTTGGGACTTTCTTATGACCAGAACATACAAATATTTTGCTTTGTGCTCTTCTTATTCTGTTATGTGGCTCTCTTGGTAGGAAACCTTCTGATCCTTGTCTCCTTTCAATGCAGTCCTCTTTTTCTCCAGCCAATGTACTACTTCCTCCTTCACTTAGCCTCAGTAGACATCTGCTATACTTCTACTGTGACACCAAAATTAATTGCTGACCTTCTAGTGGAAAGAAAAACCATCTCCTATGGTAACTGCATGTTACAGGTCCTTACCATGCACTTCTTTGGTGGTACCGAGATCTTCATCCTTACGTCCATGGCCTTTGATCGCTACGTTGCCATCTGCAGACCTCTCCACTACATGACCATCATGAGCAGGACAAGGTGCAACCTGCTGATCTTAGCTGCTTGGGGTGGTGGGGCTCTTCATgcctttcctctgttttctacAGCAGTTGGGCTCCCCTTCTGTGGTCATAATGAGATTGATCACTACTTTTGTGATATTTTTCCTCTGCTGAAAGTTGCCTGCACCGACACCTACATCACCGGTGTTCTCGTGATTGCCTTTTCAGGTATGGTTGCCTTAGTAACCTTTGTTGtcttatttgtttcttatggcaTTATATTGTTCACTCTAAGAAACCTCTCGGCTGAGGGAAGACGCAAAGCTCTCTCTACCTGTTGGTCTCATATCAATGTGGTCATCTTATTTTTTGGGCCTGTCATTTTTATCTACCTTAGACCTCCTACTACTTTTCCTGAGGACAAAATACTTGCACTGTTTTACACCATCATTGCTCCTATGTTCAATCCCTTAATCTACACACCGAGAAATACAGAGATGAAAAACACTATGAGAAAAGTCTGGTGTCAAACATTATATTCCAAGGGAGCACGCAATTAATAAGAGAAGGCTTATTGGCTAAGCAACTAcatgaaagaaaaggaacaaatgtGAATGAAAAATCCAGGAACTATTTCATAGATTATATCCACCACCACTACCCTGaatggaataaaagagagaaacaggACTATAGATAGaagtaaaaactaaacaaatactAATCTTTGCATACAAAAACTAACTGCAAACTAAGTTTATTTTGTGGGTTATGCAAAGAGTTATCTATGTGAAAGAACAAATaggccaaataaaaaaaataagacatttttataCTAATCAATATATTGtaaaggtaaaattttaataaaatgtttggaTTTAGGGGCCAGACTACACAGTGACACATCCTCTGTTGCAGTAGAGAGGttgaaatatataattaaagCAATTTAACATTCTGATAAAAAATTCACATAGACATCCTCTAGTgtcattcagaaatatttaaaatagaatctgTTTTATAGTGGTTCCTTGGGTTGACTCTCCAATGTCCCATCCAAACAAATAATAGTACCTAGTGAAGTCAGATTTCAGAGTGGGAATCTATAATGCAGAATGCTAAAACTACCTAATGGTATTCTACATATTGGCAAGAATATAATAACAAAACTTAAGGAACTTTATAGCAAAATTTAAGTGTTAACCCACTTGTACCTTCTTGAAATTGATAAGCAAATTGGCAGTCACTAAATCCAAACAAAAGACCTTTCCTgctacaataagaaaaataaaaactggaaaagacaAGTAAGTAAGTCTAAAAACTAAGACtaaaagcaaaatacattttGCCTACACACAGTTCATAACAGGTTATTCATAACTGTCAAACCTGGGAAGCAACCAAGCtgtccttcagtaagtgaatggattaACTATGGTACATACAGCCAATAACATATTAtttaactcttaaaagaaatcaaCTATCAAACTTTGAAAAGACATGCAGgaaatttaaattcatatttcaGAGTGAAAAAAGTTAATCTGAAAGGTCTGCTTACTGTGTGATTTCAGCCataagacattctggaaaagggaaaactatgGAAAAAAAGATCAGTGGATACCGAGGCTGTAATGAATGGTGGAGCTTAGTTTTTTTTGGAGGGGCAGTGAAACTGTTCTGTATGTTACAATTCTGTACATTGTCATCAAACATATCAAAACTTTCCTCTGTTTTCTACAGCAGTTGGGCTGTAGTTGAACACCTAATGTAAGCTATGAATTTTGGATAATAAAAATGTGTCAGTGTAGATTCATTTGACTGTACAAATGGAACGCTCAGGTGGGAGAGGTTGTCCCTGTGTGGGGAAAAGGGGGATATGGGATCTCACTGTACTTTacactcagttttgctgtgaacctgaaactgctgtaaaaaataaagtttattaaataaaaatactttgtgaCACAATACATAAAGCAAACCTTGTAAGTACAATGAAAAAGAGACATCCGAGAAATACTTTAGAAAACCAgaggaaactttttttaaaaagtgtatttgtaCATTTATAATAAGATATAAATAAAGTCTCTTATGATCTAGACTTAGCTAAGAACTGGGACACTTAGACTAATTCTTACCAAAGCATTTTACTGCTTAATGTTAAAGGCTCTATTGCTGAACTTTCTAcagattttaaaagaacaataagGGAATATTCTGAACATAATATGGCcaactaattaaaaaatgcatatagaatggataaaatccTCAAATGATATAAACTAccaaaactcatttaaaaataattaacagatAATCTCGATATCCCTTTATCtcttaaggaaattgaattttcTGTCTCAATCTACAAAATGGAATTCTCTCTCCCCTGTACATAttacttcactggtgaattctacaaaaACTTAAAGAAACCATAGTTAATTctacataaatgttaaaaataggaaagattacatctgaatttattttacagGACCaccatttctctgatgtttatctATTATTGTAGTTTTTCAATACATTCTTTAGATTTTTACATAGAtaatatcatttatgaataaaacAGGTTTGTTTCTTCTAGTCTGGATGaattttttcattgaaatgaGCTTTTGCAGGGTTTCAGAATACcaaatcaacataaaaaaagaTTCTATTTTCTATTAGTAACAAACAGCAGGAAATGAATTTTGTAAATATCTTATGAAGTACAatcaaatatatgaaatacataaggACAAATCtgacaaaatatgtataaaatatgtatgaagTTATGGAATTCTTTAGAgtcaaattaaagaggacattactGATAGAGAATAATTCCATGTTCATAGATCAGATAACTGGACCTCATTAAAAATTCTATCTTCCCACCTGAAATTACCTTGTAAGAAAGCACTTCCAATACCAGAGCAGTTATCTTTTCTTTCAGTTGAAAAGATTATTCTAAAATCGATATTGAAATGGAAAACATACAGATTAGCTCCCACAGCTGGCCAACTTTGTCTCTACTGAGTCCCCACTAAAGCATCTACACCAATCCTCCTCCTATCAGATGCCGTTTCCCTGCTCTAAATGATGTAAACCCTTTCTAGTTTCCGGATCATATTCCACTTCACTTAACCAAGGGCTACTCAGATTTCCTGACACTTATGAAACCTTtcttactgaaattaaaaatactcacTTTTAAAGAAACATATGAGTTATAATCTGAACTGGGTCCACTTCAGGAAATTGGACTAGCAGCTGTTTTCTCCAATTCTCTTTCGGAATATAGCATAGGGAGATGACAGATTTTCCTAACTTGATACATGCACATTCAAATCCACCTCATGTATCAGATCCACAGTGATTAAGACAGATTTTCACATGTAGGTATTCAGAGGTTCCTGATGGGACAGGATGTGCCAGGGTGTGTTGTACTGGCCCTGATTCTAAGCTCTGGAATCAGAAAAACGTGTTGAGAGTGTAACTGTGTGATCGATCCACATGGAGTGCCTTGCTCACTTCTTGGCATGAAGGAAGTATTGTGTGTGAGGTTGTAGTCACTCCTCTTGGGACCACAGATGCATTTAGGATCTCAGAGAATGTTATGTTGCTCCCTAGAAAAGTTAAGTAATGTGACAAGGAAGAGGTTTATCCAGGGTCTGTGACCTTGAAGTTCAAGTTCTTCAAAACCACTGTTTGAATACCCTCTCGTGTTCTACTCCTAAGAGGAGATCAGTAAATGGAGCTCAGGCATTTGGTTACCCTGGGCCACCTTTTGATGACAAGAGGAGATGAAGATGTCTGTGATTTTTCACCTAGAACATGCCCTGAGCTAGGCCAGAGGTCCCTTCCCAGGAACAAGTTtcttttcacttcatttttattcaaaagaaGGAAAACGCTTGGAATGTCCTGATTGGCCCTGTTCAGTGTCCTGGCACCCTTCTCTGAATACCCCAGAGGTCTGCAGTCTCCTTTGTGATTGAATTCACAGGCACTTTTAGTATTGTATTTcctaaatattctttatatttatttaaatgttttgtttttattagtcttatttattttccccagctccaaaattatattttctgataACTTTTGAGATAACATATTCAACAGGATTTCAGTACACTACAGATACACTTACACAAGACAATCAGCAAAAAGAAACTTATgggaatcaaataaaaattaatgggaTACTGAAACACACCAACAGAATATAGAAAAATTGATCCCACAGAAATTATAggaattataagagaattattTGAACAACTGTGCTAAATGTAAGGAGACTGACAATGCCAAGTTtcagtgaggctgtggagaaactggaatcacatctgcataGCTGTTGGAAGTGGAAAAATAGGGCAGTcactttgaaaacagtttggtagttttaTACAAATTTTAACATACGCTTAGCAcatgatacagcaattccacttctaggaatctatccaAGAAAAATGATAATGTATGTCCACACTatgacttgtacatgaatgttcacagcagcattattcactggCCATGGACTAGACACAATTCAAATGTCTCTCAAAGGGGGAGTGAATATAAAACATGTGATGAAGCCATACAGTACAATTACAGAGGAACAAACCATGGAGAATACAGCATGATGAACCTCTATAAAATTATAGTACAGGAAAAAGGCACATAAAGATACGCATTGTAGTTTTCTAagtctatttttcttctgtttaccTTGTAGCCTCAATATTTCACTAATAAATGAGGAGAAAACTGATAAGTCCTTGAGTTTCCCCAGATCCCTAACTGAAGCTTTGTTGAGTCCTACCAGCAGCAGAGCTGCTGATATGAGTACAGCTGGGATCCTCACTTGCTTGCCTGTTCCCAGATGTGACAGATTCTCAGAGGAAATATGGTTGTTGCAGCTAAACTCACCTCTCCATTTGCTCATCCTCAGTGTTattccttctatttttcattccttgGTAGCTCTacctttcttcaaagagattaTTCTCCATTGGTCTTCCATATTTTCTAACTTGTCATGTGGCAGCATATGTCTTCTATCAGTCACTCCATCCCACCTAGAAATTTGGTCTTTACATTTTAACCTGAACTGTAAAGGGTCTGATTAGGATAAAATGTGGGTCCTTACACtggaacagagaaagaaataaatatctgtaatATAGTACTCATCAAATTGCTCCGCTGCTCAGAAACTCTACCTAACATCCCACTGCCCTTGGAGGAAAAGTCAAAATTTATATACTATGAGTGTTGTATATAGAATCAACCATACATTGACCAAAGCACAGCTTTCCTTTCTTAGATTTCACAGTAATGAATGGGACTCAGTTTTGATGTCAGGTCAAACAGGGTGGATAAGTTCTGACCCTCTTAAATTTTAATTGTGATGTCTCAACCAACTTGTGTCGACTCCATGGGGCCTTTTTTATTAATCAATCTCCAAATTTTGGGTAAATGAATGGTCCAAAAGGAACTTTTACTGTaatacacctgttagaatggccaaaatacaGTGCACTGTTATGAACAAATACTGGTGAGTtttggagcaacaggaactcccaATAATTGCTATCAGGAATGGAAAATGGTAGAGCTGCTTTGGACAACAGTATGGCAGTTACTTTATGAAAGCAAACATACAAAGGGATGGTAAACAAAGATGGCTGCAtgggaagtgaggcagaaatctccccccaaaaccacatataatatgaaaatacagcaatacaactaattctaaaatagagacaagaaataacattgCACCAGATAGTccacatctgggaaaagagaacatctcatgaaaaagggtaaagtaacaaagctgcAATCCAGTGGGAGCCGAGCCCTTCCCAAACACCAGCTCACCAgctagaagaagaaaacagagtgtGGAGGGAGAAGAAGCCTACAGTTGCTAaatacctagccctggagatctacttcaGGTGCACAAACCCACATcctatggtgctctggagattagtggggatgGAAAGCAATGTCAGGAAGTAGatggggagagacagagattccagttCCTTGtcgagaacaggttcccacagctgacTGCTCTTGGatgaaagaaaagtgggtgctttgaaagacttcctaacagagaGAGGGATGTTAAAGGGGCAATGATTACacaaagcttgctgctcaggagaaggaacaggtggacaaaatcatcctggcacacacagcccagcatgttgggagctttcaggagcttcaggcaccccatccaccttgctggcaatgcagccccgtGGCCCCCCCAACagtaataagcagcctgccactccttcctcccaggtgGCACCAAcatgcaaacctgctgcccctatCATTATGCCAGTCCAGGTCGAGGGCACTCACCTATGATAACTACAGGGGTTTAACACAGGGGCTGTTCTCTGTGTGCATGGCTCACTGGCCCTAACAGCACAGACAGGCACTGTggccagaaagtaagaaaggacTCTTTGCTTAGAGTAAGCACTGGTGCTGCACACCTACAACCACTGCAATTGCTTCAGGTGCTGGGAAGCTCcacagagcagagcttctgggcactggagcacaaacctaatatttctcattatccAATATGATTacaaaaaggcagaagagccTTGTTCAatacaaaatccctcaaacaccagagagaaggctcagtgaaactgaaatctccaatcttcctgaaaaaaattcaaaatgaaagtcataggCATgttaatggagctacagaaaaatattgaagatctAAGGGATGAATCCAAGAGAGAGATaggcactttgaaaaatacaggagCTAAAATggaacatacaatagagggatttaaaagcagaatagatgaggTATAGGAGagggtaaatggaataaaaattagagaacaagaatacaaagaagatgagtcatacagagaaaaaaggtctctaagaatgaaagaatattaagagaactatgagaccaatcaaaatggaatattcacattataggagtaccagaagaagaagacagagtaaaagggatagaaagtgtctttgaagaaataattaatgaGAACTATTTcaatctgggggaggaaaaggtctctcaggccatggaagttgACAGGTCTCCcaatacaaggaacccaaggaggaaaacaccaagacatataataattgaaatggcaaagatcaaggacaaggacagagtattgaaagcagccagagtgagacaaaagatcacatacaaaggaaaacccatcaggctatcatcagacttctcaacagaaaccttataggccagaagggagtggtatgatatatttaatgcaatgaaagagaagaaccTCGAGCCAAGAATACACTACACAGAAAGCtgatcatttaaacttgaaggaagggttaaacaattttcagatatgcaaaagttgagggaatttacttcccacaaaccatctctgcagtgtattttaaagggagtgctctagatggaagtgctcctaaggctaaatagctattaccagagaaaataaaaccacagtaaaggaagcagacaaATTAGTTACtaaccaaatggaaaattaactcagctacccacaaagtcagtcaagggatacactaagagcacagaatatgacacctaacataaatAGTAGCAGaggaataaaagggagaaaaaatagaaTCTTCATTTTgggtttataatagtgtaatgagcaagttaagttagacaattagCTAGGAAAGTAGCtgactttgaacctttggtaaccatgaatacaaagcttgaaatggaaataagtacatctctatcaataa
This portion of the Manis javanica isolate MJ-LG chromosome 6, MJ_LKY, whole genome shotgun sequence genome encodes:
- the LOC118969748 gene encoding olfactory receptor 4P4-like, coding for MENHRNFSEFILLGLSYDQNIQIFCFVLFLFCYVALLVGNLLILVSFQCSPLFLQPMYYFLLHLASVDICYTSTVTPKLIADLLVERKTISYGNCMLQVLTMHFFGGTEIFILTSMAFDRYVAICRPLHYMTIMSRTRCNLLILAAWGGGALHAFPLFSTAVGLPFCGHNEIDHYFCDIFPLLKVACTDTYITGVLVIAFSGMVALVTFVVLFVSYGIILFTLRNLSAEGRRKALSTCWSHINVVILFFGPVIFIYLRPPTTFPEDKILALFYTIIAPMFNPLIYTPRNTEMKNTMRKVWCQTLYSKGARN